Genomic DNA from Telopea speciosissima isolate NSW1024214 ecotype Mountain lineage chromosome 2, Tspe_v1, whole genome shotgun sequence:
GCCAACTCTCCTACACTCTTATCTCCAATTCTCTCCTGTGCAAGTGAATATAGTTTCCTTAGGCCATCAGCATCTTCAGTCTCTTTCTGCATCCTCTTCAgttccttctctctttcatcCAGCCTGTTAACAGTCACTTTGAGCTCCTCATCTTTTACAGCCAGAGACCTCTGTGCAGCTAGAAGTTCCATCTCCTTCATTCTCAAATCTTCCCTGGTCAGATCAAGCTCAAGTTCCAGCTGTTTTGTTTGCTTCCTGGAATCAACAATGGGATTCTCTGGAACTCGGTGTGGGGGCAAGAGGATGTGGTTCATTCCGTATGATAGACCTTCCTCACTTAGCAACCCTGAATCAGAATCTTCTTCATCCTTCACTGAAATAACTAGCTTGTTTGTGAGTTCTACAATCCGTTCCACCACAGCAGTAGCTTCTGACAACTTTTCCGTTGTATCATTCAGCTCAAGTTGCATTGTCTGGGCttgctcttctttttcttgtaacATGTTAGTTGCTTGGATAAGTTGCTGATCTCTGCTGCTTATGAGCATCTTAAGATCAGCAACTTCTTGGGTGGCTTCCAGCAACTTCTTCTGTGCATTAAAGAGATCTATATCCTTCTCTTCCAAGATAAGGCAAAGGGAAGCCTGCTCAGATTTCAGATGCTGGATTTGGAGTTTGGCCTCTACCAGTGTGGATTCTTTACTCTCAAGAAGATTCTGTGCTGCTTCAAATTCAGAAGTTTTTTGATCTAGCTTCTCCTTCAGCAAGGATACCTCTTGGGTTGCCTGTTCCACAAAAGATCTCTCTTTATTCAACTTCTCCTGTAGCTGCTCAATTAACTCCTCCTCAATGGATAAGTCCCGTTCAAGTTCCTTGTTTCTTGCCTCTGCAACTCTAAGCTTTGCCCTTTCACTCTCTACTTCCACTTGGGCATCCTGTAAATTCTTCACATAAGACATCACAATAAGCTTTTGTTCTTCAAGTTCTGCCAGTTGCTTCTCAAGTTCTTGTTCTTgatcttccattttctttctagAATAAGCCAAAGACTTCTGAGAAGAAACTAATTCGGACCTCACATCAGCAAGAACCTTCTCTACTCTTTTGAAATCATCTAAAGTTTCATTTGTTTCTCCGACATGTTTGGATGCTTCCTCTGCCAGTTTCTTCAGTTCTTCCTGTGCTGATAACCACTCCATAGTCCGATTCTCTAAGTTGGCTTCGGCTAgctttagtttctcttcctcaacTTTCCTCAGCGTCATTGACACTTCTaactcttcctccttctctttgaCAGACTCTTGGAGATGTTGAACCTCGTCCTGTTGTTTCTGAATGATTCCCTTAGCTTCATTCAGGAGCTGATC
This window encodes:
- the LOC122652118 gene encoding golgin subfamily A member 6-like protein 22, with the translated sequence MAFSAAFQAHFPISYSFRRSTLCSLRLTRKGHSLQMIRSLLDKRKSSHNGATTNIGSADNGATTNIGSADIGATEPARVLLERLFAQTQKLEEQMISDSNLPKDFRLGFNLETLESDLQAALAALRKKEDDLQDAEKTVLMEHAKLNQAKQELERREVEIAITHSNQEKLKKDLKQANQELISQARQIEDLKLLLKEKDQEIVSAKSALMLKEEEMDKIRNELVKKSEEAARINSDLESRDQLLNEAKGIIQKQQDEVQHLQESVKEKEEELEVSMTLRKVEEEKLKLAEANLENRTMEWLSAQEELKKLAEEASKHVGETNETLDDFKRVEKVLADVRSELVSSQKSLAYSRKKMEDQEQELEKQLAELEEQKLIVMSYVKNLQDAQVEVESERAKLRVAEARNKELERDLSIEEELIEQLQEKLNKERSFVEQATQEVSLLKEKLDQKTSEFEAAQNLLESKESTLVEAKLQIQHLKSEQASLCLILEEKDIDLFNAQKKLLEATQEVADLKMLISSRDQQLIQATNMLQEKEEQAQTMQLELNDTTEKLSEATAVVERIVELTNKLVISVKDEEDSDSGLLSEEGLSYGMNHILLPPHRVPENPIVDSRKQTKQLELELDLTREDLRMKEMELLAAQRSLAVKDEELKVTVNRLDEREKELKRMQKETEDADGLRKLYSLAQERIGDKSVGELAIEKLQLEAAQLEVEAATSALQKIADMSMEFLKTASLSSSIDTNTVILPPSGSDPSLSRELLNNECFGEVLREVAQLSALSEKLVKEAGQGS